A portion of the Podospora pseudoanserina strain CBS 124.78 chromosome 2, whole genome shotgun sequence genome contains these proteins:
- a CDS encoding hypothetical protein (COG:E; EggNog:ENOG503NVKQ; MEROPS:MER0026471; BUSCO:EOG09261OIF) yields MPRTPLSPLSLSVSLLSSSAPRYRLLARPFRPSITSPISRSFTTRPFLPNTTSARSQLQSSRPYLTEAIRNLQARKMAPQLDGYFKQVDDMSDAFIERLRQAVAIPSISSEAARRPDVVRMGHWLADELNKLGAQAELRPLGKQHGTDLELPPVVLARYGSDKNKRTILVYGHYDVQPAEKEDGWETEPFELTVKEDGRMLGRGSTDDKGPVLGWLNAIEAHKAASIEFPVNLLMCFEGMEEYGSDGLDDLINAEAKKYFADADAVCISDNYWLGTERPCLTYGLRGCNYYSVEVSGPGADLHSGVFGGTAQEPMTDLVRILGSLVDTDGKIQIPGIAEQVAPLTAEEDGLYDGISFTMETLYESLGSKTTIFDDKKKTLMARWRNPSLSIHGVEGAFSAPGAKTVIPAKVVGKFSIRTVPNMEIEKTNECVAKYVEDVFKKLGSKNTMKVYPQHCGNWWVASPKHWNFSAAAKATERVWGVQPDFTREGGSIPVTLTFEQATGKNVLLLPMGSSTDGAHSINEKLDKRNYIEGIKLLGAYLHYVAEEPQN; encoded by the coding sequence ATGCCCCGCacacccctctctcccctctctctaTCAGTCAGCTTGCTCTCCTCAAGCGCCCCTCGTTATCGTTTGTTGGCGAGGCCATTTCGACCTTCCATCACCTCTCCCATCTCCCGCAGCTTTACCACCCGCCCATttctccccaacaccacctctgcCAGATCTCAGCTGCAGAGCTCCCGACCGTATCTAACCGAAGCTATCCGCAACCTCCAAGCAAGAAAAATGGCACCCCAACTCGATGGCTACTTCAAGCAGGTCGACGACATGTCCGATGCCTTCATCGAGCGTCTCCGTCAGGCCGTTGCCATTCCTTCCATCTCGTCCGAAGCCGCCCGTCGTCCCGATGTCGTCCGCATGGGCCACTGGCTCGCCGATGAGCTGAACAAGCTTGGTGCCCAGGCCGAGCTTCGTCCTCTGGGCAAGCAGCACGGAACCGACCTCGAGCTTCCCcccgtcgtcctcgcccGCTACGGAAGTGACAAGAACAAGCGCACCATTTTGGTCTATGGCCATTATGATGTCCAGccggccgagaaggaggatggctGGGAGACGGAGCCCTTTGAGCTGACTGTCAAGGAGGATGGCCGCATGCTGGGGCGTGGCTCAACGGACGACAAGGGCCCTGTGCTTGGCTGGCTGAACGCTATCGAGGCTCACAAGGCCGCCAGCATCGAGTTCCCCGTCAACCTTCTTATGTGCTTCGAGGGTATGGAGGAGTATGGTTCCGACGGTTTGGACGATCTGATCAACGCCGAGGCTAAGAAGTACTTTGCCGATGCTGACGCCGTCTGCATCAGCGACAACTACTGGCTCGGAACCGAGCGGCCTTGCCTCACATACGGCCTTCGTGGGTGCAACTACTACAGTGTCGAAGTCTCCGGACCCGGCGCTGATCTTCACAGTGGTGTCTTTGGTGGCACAGCCCAGGAGCCCATGACTGACTTGGTGCGTATCCTGGGCTCGCTCGTGGACACGGATGGCAAGATTCAGATTCCTGGCATTGCTGAGCAAGTTGCCCCCCTTactgccgaggaggacggtCTCTACGATGGCATCTCGTTCACCATGGAGACTCTCTATGAGTCTCTGGGCAGCAAGACGACCATCTTcgatgacaagaagaagacgctTATGGCCCGCTGGCGCAACCCTTCGCTCTCTATCCACGGTGTCGAGGGCGCCTTCTCTGCTCCTGGTGCCAAGACGGTCATTCCCGCCAAGGTCGTTGGCAAGTTCTCCATCCGCACGGTGCCCAACATGGAGATCGAGAAGACCAACGAGTGTGTGGCCAAGTACGTCGAGGATGTCTTCAAGAAGCTTGGTTCTAAGAACACAATGAAGGTGTATCCCCAGCACTGCGGCAACTGGTGGGTGGCCAGCCCCAAGCACTGGAACTTTTCGGCTGCTGCCAAAGCTACCGAGCGGGTGTGGGGCGTTCAGCCTGATTTCACTCGCGAGGGCGGCTCTATTCCGGTGACGCTCACTTTTGAGCAGGCTACTGGCAAGAATGTGCTTCTTTTGCCAATGGGTAGCTCGACGGATGGTGCCCATTCCATCAAcgagaagctcgacaagCGGAACTATATTGAGGGCATCAAGCTTCTGGGCGCATACCTGCACTATGTTGCCGAGGAGCCTCAAAACTAG
- a CDS encoding hypothetical protein (COG:O; EggNog:ENOG503NU05; MEROPS:MER0000338) — MLFSAAALLALLPAALAAPATSGPLDKRAPIISARAGKVVPGKYIVKLKDGASDAVVNKVLGKHKADQIYKGGKFKGFAGALDDASLEAIRYLPEVEYVEEEAEFTINAVVSQTGAPWGLARISSRTPGGTTYRYDDSAGAGTCSYIIDTGIYTAHSDFQGRAIWGSNHVDSSNTDGNGHGTHVAGTVGGRLYGVAKKTTLIAVKVLNASGSGSTSGVVAGINYVQTNFPSRNCPNGTVANMSLGGGYSASINTAARNLVNAGVFLAVAAGNDNANAANYSPASEASVCTVGATASNDARSTFSNYGAVVDIFAPGTNILSTWIGGTSATRSISGTSMASPHIAGLGAYLLTLQGRRTPAALCSYIASIATNNVITSVPSGTINKLAYNGVA; from the exons ATGCTTTTCtcggctgctgctctccTGGCTCTCCTGCCCGCGGCTCTCGCTGCCCCGGCTACTTCCGGTCCCCTTGACAAGCGCGCCCCGATCATCTCGGCCCGCGCTGGCAAGGTCGTTCCCGGCAAGTACATTGTCAAGCTCAAGGATGGTGCCTCCGATGCCGTCGTGAACAAGGTCCTCGGCAAGCACAAGGCCGACCAGATCTACAAGGGTGGCAAGTTCAAGGGCTTCGCTGGTGCTCTTGACGATGCTTCCCTCGAGGCCATCCGTTATCTCCCCGAG GTTGAGTacgtcgaggaggaggccgagtttACCATCAACGCCGTCGTCTCTCAAACTGGTGCTCCCTGGGGTCTTGCTCGCATCTCCAGCCGCACTCCTGGTGGCACCACCTACCGCTACGACGATAGCGCCGGTGCCGGTACTTGCTCGTACATTATCGACACTGGTATCTACACTGCCCACTCG GACTTCCAAGGTCGTGCCATCTGGGGCAGCAACCACGTCGACAGCTCCAACACCGACGGAAACGGCCACGGCACCCACGTCGCTGGCACCGTTGGCGGTCGCCTCTATGGTGTCGCCAAGAAGACCACCTTGATTGCTGTCAAGGTCCTCAACgcctccggctccggctccac TTCCGGTGTCGTTGCTGGTATCAACTATGTCCAGACCAACTTCCCCAGCCGCAACTGCCCCAACGGCACTGTTGCCAACATGTCCCTCGGCGGTGGCTACTCTGCCTCCATCAACACTGCTGCCAGGAACCTCGTCAACGCCGGTGTCTTCCTTGCTGTCGCCGCTGGCAACGACAACGCCAACGCTGCCAACTACTCCCCCGCTTCCGAGGCCTCTGTCTGCACTGTCGGTGCCACCGCTAGCAACGATGCGCgctccaccttctccaactaTGGTGCCGTCGTCGATATCTTTGCCCCTGGCACCAACATTCTGAGCACCTGGATTGGTGGTACCTCCGCTACCCGCTCCATCTCCGGTACCAGCATGGCCAGCCCCCACATTGCCGGTCTCGGCGCCTACCTCCTAACCCTCCAGGGCCGCCGCACTCCTGCTGCTCTCTGTTCCTACATTGCCAGCATTGCCACCAACAACGTCATCACCAGCGTTCCCAGCGgcaccatcaacaagctcGCCTACAACGGCGTTGCTTAA
- a CDS encoding hypothetical protein (EggNog:ENOG503PMRV) — MTSRQGQTPKGTMFRQEFETESRQHDLQRTTPTPAKAGSRELISGACIPPEEGSDAIFEKSSRHEWASNRTLQHQYDELATPSSTIAEFGDKAARFIVPSATVLVDHVHRSWNDSRDGSRSASINKSRSRSSSNRRPHERRRGRGERREGSRDRSIASVLSLAEEEQPQTSTQKQHRHARSQVPKSTSVEAMRTDEKVDRFLKSMRPHQSPSPPQASQLGKPPEFEKPSGIDSLSDLTAENKSLYQRVAALQLTERELLAENQNLIRQVATLNHQLAAAVEELEASKQQQGIHNQHWHRLFAEKEDQYQSRIHELGTQLVELSSTHPNPKKSRPLASNDEIATWFTDQDAAWRAWARVYGHRDPSRLVDGLHPAQLQEICAEVRGFVQLTNLERLPGAILHGGKEAAHTLLQAMLANFFCDEVLESPYWVFKATSLGTLESPSASLPPHALGSVSEGLKVNMDAFGSGGNNVAGVRESVRGSGYGSGYQVPKSPKYPPPLIMSMTHSLGAGCASMLGLPLKGDMERLQLMLEDSQDPSPYSQQAHWRAQMMRLFATGGMGLSHSSSSSTCSASSSRQALIDSRLNYARKLRDRFLGGAARFLLHDQDALGIERLERVLTEMIDDALRLSCKLWSRPGGIRLKRWKDLPEFKNGYKNGMKSVKICQAQDKSYTVLRQTMADPGKDEEKEDENEGRPVIMVVQPAVEAVIDTGHSEAPSLVWLKARVMVAAPVEEPVPGSGASDAGFAPSPVTARGEAFFPPSRSAGEADRPSHAFKSSKSSEILSAVSYVGHTVGEKKV; from the exons ATGACATCGCGTCAGGGACAAACACCTAAGGGAACAATGTTTCGTCAGGAATTTGAAACGGAATCACGGCAACATGATCTACAGAGAACCACACCGACTCCTGCAAAAGCCGGCTCTCGAGAGCTGATATCCGGAGCATGCATTCCCCCGGAAGAAGGGTCTGACGCTATTTTTGAGAAGTCATCTCGACACGAATGGGCCTCAAATCGTACCCTGCAACATCAATATGATGAGCTTGCCACACCCAGTTCCACAATTGCCGAGTTTGGAGATAAAGCTGCCAGATTCATCGTTCCCTCAGCCACTGTTCTAGTCGATCATGTTCACCGATCCTGGAACGATTCGAGGGATGGATCCCGTTCTGCCAGTATCAACAAATCGCGCTCCAGGAGCTCTTCAAACCGTCGTCCCCATGAGCGAAGACGTGGACGCGGTGAGAGAAGGGAAGGTAGCCGAGATAGAAGCATTGCATCTGTTTTGTCCCTcgctgaagaagaacaaccGCAAACCAGCACGCAGAAGCAGCATCGTCATGCTAGGAGTCAGGTACCAAAGAGTACGTCAGTGGAAGCAATGCGCACCGACGAGAAAGTCGACCGGTTTCTCAAATCTATGCGGCCGCACCAGTCCCCAAGCCCTCCTCAAGCTTCTCAACTTGGAAAACCTCCAGAATTCGAAAAGCCGAGCGGGATCGACAGCCTCAGTGATCTAACAGCTGAGAACAAGAGTCTTTATCAGCGCGTTGCAGCACTTCAGCTCACCGAAAGGGAGCTGTTGGCGGAAAACCAAAACCTGATACGACAGGTGGCCACTTTGAATCATCAGCTTGCTGCGGCAGTGGAAGAGCTAGAGGCATCAAAGCAACAACAGGGAATTCACAATCAACACTGGCACAGATTGTTCGCAGAGAAGGAGGATCAGTATCAAAGTCGAATCCATGAATTAGGCACTCAACTTGTCGAGCTTTCGAGCacccacccaaaccccaaaaagTCCAGACCGTTGGCTTCAAATGATGAGATAGCAACTTGGTTCACTGATCAAGACGCTGCATGGAGAGCGTGGGCTAGGGTATATGGGCACCGGGATCCCAGTAGATTGGTGGACGGACTACATCCAGCACAGTTACAAGAGATATGTGCGGAGGTTAGGGGTTTTGTGCAGCTTACGAATCTGGAAAGGCTGCCGGGTGCCATCTTGCatggaggaaaagaagctGCCCATACGCTTTTGCAGGCCATGTTGGCCAATTTCTTTTGCGACGAAGTTTTGGAAAGCCCTTATTGGGTATTCAAGGCAACGTCTTTGGGTACCTTGGAGAGCCCTAGTGCCAGCTTACCTCCACATGCTCTGGGCTCTGTGAGCGAAGGGTTGAAGGTGAACATGGATGCATTTGGCAGCGGAGGCAACAACGTTGCCGGTGTTCGGGAAAGTGTTAGGGGCTCTGGCTATGGCTCCGGCTACCAGGTGCCCAAGAGCCCAAAGTATCCACCGCCGTTAATTATGTCCATGACACATTCCTTGGGGGCAGGATGTGCATCCATGCTAGGGTTGCCCCTGAAGGGTGACATGGAGAGGCTGCAATTAATGCTGGAAGATT CCCAAGATCCTTCGCCATACTCTCAACAAGCGCACTGGAGAGCTCAAATGATGCGGTTATTTGCGACAGGGGGCATGGGTTTGAGCCattcttcctcatcttcgacatgctcagcatcctcctcccgaCAAGCGCTCATTGATTCACGGCTGAATTACGCTCGAAAGCTCCGTGACAGATTTTTGGGAGGTGCAGCTCGCTTTTTGCTCCATGACCAGGATGCTTTGGGAATTGAACGGCTTGAAAGGGTATTGACTGAAATGATTGATGACGCATTACGATTGTCATGCAAACTCTGGAGTCGGCCTGGAGGAATTCGTTTGAAGAGGTGGAAAGATCTACCCGAGTTCAAAAACGGGTATAAAAACGGCATGAAATCCGTCAAGATCTGCCAGGCTCAGGATAAGAGCTATACTGTGCTGAGGCAAACAATGGCTGACCCCGGGAaagacgaggagaaggaggacgagaacGAAGGGAGACCAGTCATCATGGTTGTCCAGCCAGCTGTAGAGGCCGTTATTGACACCGGTCATAGCGAAGCACCGTCTCTGGTCTGGCTCAAGGCAAGGGTGATGGTTGCTGCACCAGTTGAGGAGCCCGTCCCTGGCAGCGGTGCTAGTGACGCAGGGTTTGCACCCTCGCCGGTAACTGCGAGAGGCGAAGCATTCTTTCCACCAAGCAGATCTGCCGGAGAAGCCGACAGACCCTCACATGCGTTCAAGAGTAGCAAGTCAAGCGAGATATTGTCTGCTGTTTCATATGTTGGACATACGGtcggggagaagaaggtgtaA
- a CDS encoding hypothetical protein (COG:P; EggNog:ENOG503NWEV) — MGLKASSLWERPVLNSVNKKARSVPILNPVDPHGRVFFFSWMGFMLSFWAWYTFPPLLTVTIRQDLNLTKEQVANSNIVSLVATLAVRFIAGPLCDQIGSRRVFSLILLAGSVPIGLAPLIKDATGLYIIRFFIGILGGSFVPCQVWCTGWFDKNVVGTANALSGGWGNAGGGITYFIMPAVYDSLKYRWGHSSGQAWRITFVVPLVCLIICGLGLLFLCDDTPMGKWDDRHQHVQENLKQHGVQGEIVAVPGTITGQPPILSATPSTDEEKGEKLSSSEKNSISAFDHEASLSKAEAIETAQGETIAKPTVKEAVSVCFSLHGLFHVATYACSFGGELAINSILASYYLKNFPSLGQTNASNLAAIFGFLNFVTRPLGGVVGDLLYNYCGRSLWLKKIWIHVCGLMTGALLIVIGILDPHHLPTMVGLIIVMAVFHEAGNGANFALVPHVYPYANGILSGLTGAGGNLGGVVFAIIFRFMDGGSNYAKAFWIIGVCHIVLNLAVCWIPPIPKGQVGGR, encoded by the exons atgggcTTGAAGGCCTCTTCCTTATGGGAACGGCCAGTGCTTAATTCGGTCAACAAAAAGGCCCGCAGCGTGCCTATTTTGAACCCAGTCGACCCGCATGGCCGtgtatttttcttttcgtgGATGGGTTTCATGCTTTCATTCTGGGCGTGGTACACATTCCCACCTCTT TTAACTGTCACAATCAGACAAGACCTTAACCTCACCAAGGAACAAGTCGCCAACTCCAACATTGTTTCTCTTGTCGCCACTCTTGCAGTGCGATTCATTGCTGGTCCACTATGCGACCAGATTGGCTCCCGGAGGGTGTTTAGCTTGATTTTGCTAGCAGGAAGTGTGCCGATTGGCTTGGCACCGTTGATCAAGGACGCAACTGGTCTTTACATCATCCGTTTCTTCATTGGAATCCTCGGCGGGTCGTTTGTACCTTGCCAGGTGTGGTGCACGGGATGGTTTGACAAGAATGTGGTGGGAACAGCCAATGCCCTGAGCGGAGGTTGGGGAAATGCTGGAGGTGGAATCACATACTTCATCATGCCTGCTGTGTATGACTCTTTGAAGTACCGATGGGGGCACAGCTCTGGGCAGGCTTGGAGGATCACCTTTGTGGTGCCGCTCGTTTGTCTGATTATCTGTGGACTGGGGTTGCTATTTTTGTGCGATGATACGCCAATGGGGAAGTG GGACGATAGACATCAGCATGTTCAGGAGAACCTCAAACAACACGGCGTGCAAGGAGAGATTGTGGCCGTTCCAGGTACCATCACTGGCCAGCCCCCAATTCTCTCAGCTACCCCATCAACCGACGAGGAAAAAGGTGAGAAGCTGTCTTCTTCTGAGAAGAACAGCATTTCAGCCTTTGACCACGAAGCCTCACTGTCAAAAGCCGAAGCCATCGAAACTGCGCAAGGTGAAACCATCGCCAAGCCCACTGTCAAGGAAGCAGTCTCTGTGTGTTTTAGTCTCCACGGCCTCTTCCACGTCGCGACGTACGCATGCAGCTTCGGTGGAGAGCTTGCCATCAACTCAATTCTCGCATCATACTACCTGAAGAACTTTCCCTCGCTAGGTCAAACCAATGCGTCAAACCTCGCGGCAATCTTTGGCTTTCTCAACTTTGTAACTCGACCGCTCGGTGGAGTTGTCGGAGATCTGCTTTACAACTACTGTGGAAGAAGCCtttggttgaagaagatctGGATCCACGTTTGCGGGTTGATGACGGGGGCGTTGCTCATCGTCATTGGCATATTGGATCCCCACCATTTGCCTACCATGGTTGGGCTCATAATCGTCATGGCTGTCTTCCATGAGGCCGGCAATGGTGCCAACTTTGCACTTGTCCCGCATGTTTACCCCTATGCGAACGGCATTCTATCCGGGCTCACCGGAGCTGGTGGAAATCTGGGCGGCGTGGTCTTCGCAATCATCTTCCGCTTCATGGATGGCGGCAGTAACTACGCAAAGGCATTCTGGATCATTGGGGTGTGTCACATCGTCTTGAACCTAGCTGTTTGTTGGATCCCACCAATTCCGAAAGGTCAGGTTGGCGGCCGTTAG
- a CDS encoding hypothetical protein (COG:V; MEROPS:MER0140154; EggNog:ENOG503P0I2): MQPISLLLFVSITTYIRVSWAAPNEHCPPLGPVLPPPTHASSSPAVASSVATLQRFLDVYTAQFNHSAVAIGLKSIHEKDYILEYAYSPPNHDARGVQEVNSDTVFRIASVSKIFPVLGLLRLHGVSLDDPVTKYVPELLALNGQAREQSPIWTIPWDEITLGALASHLSGIGADLIFDYTPYGNFTPYGFPPVNKSKLLGCSGGLGLPECDRTVFFERFGERAPVQLPFSPNAVYSNAGFAILGFAFESATNRSFRDFVQHEVWAPLNMTSTFATKPDDSVGFIPTDDIWWNASLGYAEPGGGYYSSINDLTRFGEAILRNEVGLSATQTRKWLKPLSQTSSLGTLIGAPWEIYRISNVTTDGRLIELYTKDGGLITYNSVFALIPDYDLVATILVAAPLVENEATAIDTRIIFSKLLESLLPGIEEAGKDEAALTHGGTYRDELTNSSITLTLDDGPGFNISSWIVRGVDVIGSWSGLSFVPNPVPPTDSPLRFRLYPTTVQTDSHASWRSVAQPATPETIALIESQLLPPQSLCVTWGQLDRATYMLQAQDHFVFTLDSQGKATAVELVAYAVSMTRQEE; encoded by the exons ATGCAGCCCATCAGTCTTTTACTCTTCGTTTCGATCACTACCTACATCCGAGTTTCATGGGCAGCACCTAATGAACACTGCCCACCTTTAGGTCCcgtcctccctcctccgacgCATGCAAGCAGCAGTCCGGCAGTTGCCTCTTCGGTGGCTACACTCCAGCGGTTTTTGGACGTTTACACTGCTCAATTCAACCATTCTGCCGTGGCAATTGGTCTCAAGTCTATCCATGAAAAAGACTACATCCTCGAGTATGCGTACAGTCCGCCCAACCATGATGCTCGTGGTGTCCAGGAGGTCAACTCCGATACCGTTTTCCGCATCGCGAGCGTTTCTAAGATCTTTCCCGTTTTGGGCCTTTTGCGCCTCCATGGTGTCAGTCTCGATGACCCAGTCACCAAATATGTTCCTGAGTTGCTGGCTTTGAACGGCCAAGCCAGAGAGCAAAGCCCCATTTGGACTATTCCCTGGGACGAAATTACTCTTGGGGCTCTGGCATCGCATTTGTCAGGTATTGGTGCAGACT TGATCTTCGACTATACTCCATATGGGAACTTTACACCATACGGATTTCCCCCTGTTAACAAATCAAAGCTTCTGGGCTGTTCAGGTGGCTTGGGTCTCCCCGAATGCGACAGGACAG TGTTTTTTGAACGATTTGGCGAACGGGCTCCGGTCCAGCTCCCATTTTCCCCAAACGCTGTTTACTCGAACGCGGGATTTGCCATTCTCGGTTTTGCATTCGAGTCTGCCACAAACAGGTCTTTCAGGGACTTTGTGCAGCATGAAGTCTGGGCACCACTCAACATGACATCTACTTTTGCCACAAAGCCAGACGATTCTGTTGGCTTCATTCCCACCGATGACATTTGGTGGAATGCCAGTCTTGGATATGCAGAGCC CGGTGGCGGGTATTATTCTTCAATCAATGACCTCACACGTTTTGGAGAGGCCATACTGCGAAACGAGGTAGGACTGTCAGCAACTCAGACACGAAAATGGCTCAAGCCGCTGTCGCAAACATCCTCCTTGGGTACTCTAATTGGTGCGCCATGGGAGATTTACCGAATCAGCAATGTCACGACAGATGGCCGTCTCATTGAGCTCTATACCAAAGATGGTGGTCTCATTACTTACAATTCAGTCTTTGCTCTGATTCCGGATTATGATCTTGTCGCCACAATTTTGGTCGCCGCTCCACTCGTGGAGAATGAAGCAACCGCCATCGATACCAGGATCATATTCTCGAAACTGTTAGAGTCTCTCTTGCCCGGTATCGAGGAAGCCGGCAAGGATGAGGCTGCGCTCACACATGGCGGAACCTATCGAGACGAGCTGACAAATTCGAGCATCACTCTGACACTGGATGATGGTCCAGGGTTCAATATAAGCTCGTGGATTGTTAGGGGTGTGGATGTCATTGGCTCGTGGTCCGGACTCAGCTTCGTCCCGAACCCAGTTCCCCCAACCGACAGCCCGCTGCGTTTTCGACTTTATCCAACCACCGTACAGACTGACAGCCACGCTTCGTGGAGGTCTGTAGCACAGCCTGCTACTCCTGAGACGATTGCCTTGATAGAAAGTCAACTGTTGCCGCCCCAGTCTTTGTGTGTCACATGGGGGCAGTTGGACCGCGCAACCTATATGCTGCAAGCACAAGACCATTTTGTATTCACACTGGACAGCCAAGGAAAGGCAACGGCTGTGGAGTTGGTTGCATACGCCGTGTCCATGACACGCCAGGAGGAGTAG
- a CDS encoding hypothetical protein (EggNog:ENOG503P4IE; COG:S): MDPGTFRYQHLSSPNAIRLLILEPSKDQDEELRGTLIHTTLEDCDYEQIEAYTALSYVWGDPTLTGTLTLSGHVFTITATLAAALRDLRDDTRPRRIWADALCIDQTNIPERNSQVGLMGLIYRVAGHTVIFLGPSTPETDRVLQSAPHSSMNFYPSWNQSQRHEIVQAARFEILNRPWFFRVWIFQELILSRDPWVQIGRRRVRWKDFCHLLLHNGPNSLSRGKPDDGEEPLRMLDRMNRSYINGGGGNNAGNMLALLKARRGLGATDARDFVFAHLGIASDQWNVAQSVPVDYCSALGHVFARMAFYILETEDVETLIALLDQQAGVTNGEIPTWAPDWRMVPSPCAPMYKSNKLSHARVLLAPTLFLEKHNILGLVGHSVGTIKDVSATFPMSSTLDLQGMVSYQDTVSKIAALYNSTGGVYYRGDSSGHHAMVSIRDREEEHLELCRGLFEEWARFLEHLPVTCSTDPPHQHGQFIESLRTWTEGQLGKPRIFVTSESNDLMYIMWTYLHPKATASSLDGRRLATTHDGKLGLVPAQAQKEDCIVNILGCQVALVVRPVKVEPEEEKEIYEDLMFKLNGRQSLQEPGEKHPQYLDRLPMHGPVVGVEHYAVIGSCCFDGVDPWAVNQIPKGSSLRVYAFH; the protein is encoded by the coding sequence ATGGACCCTGGAACCTTTCGCTATCAGCATTTGTCTTCACCGAATGCTATTCGACTTCTGATCTTGGAGCCTTCCAAAGACCAGGATGAAGAGTTGCGCGGCACGCTCAtccacacaaccctcgaggATTGTGACTATGAACAAATTGAAGCTTATACGGCCCTCTCTTATGTATGGGGTGATCCCACCCTGACAGGAACGCTGACTCTTTCCGGTCATGTCTTCACGATAACAGCAacgcttgctgctgccctgcGAGACCTGCGCGATGACACCCGCCCACGCCGAATTTGGGCCGATGCCCTTTGCATCGACCAAACCAACATTCCAGAGCGCAATAGCCAAGTAGGCCTCATGGGGCTTATCTACAGGGTTGCAGGTCACACAGTCATCTTTCTCGGCCCCTCTACCCCGGAAACAGACAGGGTGCTTCAGTCAGCCCCTCACTCTTCAATGAATTTCTACCCCAGCTGGAACCAATCGCAACGACACGAAATAGTTCAAGCAGCCAGGTTTGAGATTCTCAACAGGCCATGGTTCTTTCGTGTGTGGATCTTTCAGGAGCTCATCCTGTCTCGCGATCCTTGGGTCCAAATCGGCCGCCGTCGTGTTCGCTGGAAGGACTTTTGCCACCTTCTCTTGCACAATGGTCCAAACTCTCTGAGTAGAGGGAAGCccgatgatggggaagagccGTTGCGGATGTTGGACAGGATGAATCGATCATACATcaacggaggcggaggcaACAATGCCGGCAACATGCTCGCTCTTCTCAAAGCAAGACGTGGTCTGGGTGCCACAGATGCGAGGGACTTTGTGTTTGCCCACCTGGGTATTGCCTCTGACCAGTGGAATGTTGCACAAAGCGTACCCGTTGATTACTGTTCTGCTCTGGGGCATGTATTTGCCCGAATGGCGTTTTACATTCTGGAGACTGAAGACGTGGAGACCCTTATTGCTCTACTCGATCAACAAGCTGGAGTGACCAACGGCGAGATACCAACCTGGGCTCCTGACTGGCGTATGGTGCCATCCCCTTGTGCGCCAATGTACAAGAGCAACAAACTCAGTCATGCGCGGGTATTGTTAGCGCCAACCCTCTTTCTCGAAAAGCATAATATTCTTGGACTTGTGGGACACTCTGTGGGCACCATCAAGGACGTCAGTGCTACGTTTCCGATGTCGTCTACTCTTGACCTCCAAGGCATGGTTAGCTACCAAGACACGGTCAGCAAGATTGCCGCTCTCTACAATAGCACTGGAGGAGTTTACTACAGGGGCGACTCGAGCGGCCATCACGCAATGGTCAGTATTCGAGATCGCGAGGAGGAACACCTGGAGTTGTGCAGGGGGCTGTTTGAAGAGTGGGCTCGATTTCTTGAGCACCTTCCGGTAACATGCTCAACTGATCCCCCACACCAACATGGACAGTTTATCGAATCTCTTCGAACATGGACCGAAGGGCAACTGGGGAAACCACGCATCTTTGTCACCAGCGAAAGCAACGATCTCATGTACATCATGTGGACATACCTACATCCCAAAGCGACCGCGAGCAGCTTAGATGGACGTCGACTTGCTACAACCCATGACGGAAAGCTTGGATTAGTTCCAGCACAGGCTCAGAAAGAGGACTGCATTGTGAACATTCTAGGGTGTCAAGTAGCCCTAGTAGTACGACCGGTCAAGGTCGAgccagaagaggagaaggagatctATGAGGATCTAATGTTCAAACTGAACGGCCGTCAGTCTCTTCAGGAGCCGGGTGAGAAGCACCCTCAGTACCTTGACCGCTTGCCAATGCACGGACCGGTGGTCGGAGTAGAGCATTACGCTGTCATTGGCAGCTGCTGCTTTGATGGTGTCGACCCCTGGGCTGTCAATCAAATACCAAAGGGTTCAAGCCTACGTGTTTATGCTTTCCATTGA